AGCGTGTCGCGCAATTTTTCTCTGTTGTTCGCTTCTTCGGAATCGAACTGGAGGATGCGGACGAAGTTGCTGTACTGGTGCGAAACTTCCTGGTAGTAGTTCCACTCGGGATGTTCTGGCGACATGCCTACGATGATGAGCACGTTCTGCTTGGCGATGTCCGAAAGGATTGTCGCAAGCGTTTCGGAGGCGTTGCCCGATTCCATGTCCATGTGGCTGTAAATGATCAGCTTGTTCGAGAGGTCCATGTCGAACTGGCGCCCGAGGCTTGCCTTTGCGCCACGCTTGGCTTCCTTGATCGGGAGCCTGGCCGTGTCGTTGAAGTCCCAGAACTTGTAGTTTACGCCGAACTGGATGCCGAGGAGCTTGTCGCTGTTGCGGTTCAAGAATCCGCTGAGTCCGCCTGGGAGGTTCGTATTGAGCATGGCGTCGCGGTAGCCCGACGACGGGAACAGCACCTTGTTCGCGTACAGGATGCCTGCCTTGAGGAGGCTCACCTTGCCCCAGAATTCATAGCCGTCCATGTTGAAGTCCTTGCGCGGAAGGCCGATCTTTTCGATTTCGCTCGGCTGCACATGGAAGTCGTAGGTGATGTTATGGACGTTGAAGAAAAACGGGATGTTGTGGAATGTTTCTTGATAGACCGTGTGGCAGAGGGCGCCGACAAGGGCTCCGCCCCATTCGTGTCCGAGAATCGCCTGGAACTCGATGCCGCTTTGTGCGCTGTATGTGAGCACGGCGGAGGCAAACATGGCGAATCTCAGGTGGTTGTCGCTGTAGGGGAGCGAGTGCGGCGGTCCATAGACGTAGGGCCTGCCGAAATATTCCTCATTATATATATAGGTATGGAGCGGGTCTTCGTCGGAACGCCAGACTTCGAACGGCTTGTTCTGCAATGCTTCGACGCCCTTGTAAACGCAATGATACTTGTCGGGATCTACAATATGGTCTTTATAGAACGGTGAACAGGTAATGACATTGGAGCCGGCATTGGCAAATGCGGTTGTCATGCAGTTCACTGCAGTTGCGAGAGGGCTTGGGACCTTCCAATTTCCCGCTTCTGGAGTTACGACGAGTATATTCATTGTTTTTTGTGCACTCCAAATAAAAATTTACCTACAAAAGTAAGTATGTATAAATTTATTTATTTAAATTTCAACTGAAAGGGTGTATTTTATTTTTTAACCTGATAAAGAGTCCTTTTCAATATTTTCTAATAAAACTTCATCTGAAGGATACAAAATGAAGAAGATTTTCATTGCTGCTATGGCTGCTGCTGTCGCTTTTGCGATGACAGGCTGTAAGGGTACGAACGAAAAGCGCGGCGACGAACACCTTAAGGAAGGCCGTTACCGCAATGCTATCAACTCTTATCTTGAGGCAAAGAAGAAGGGCAAGATGTCCGATGAATTCTTTGACAACTTCACCCTCGCTCTCGTGCGCGCGGGCGATATGGAATCCAAGAAGGACTTGAGCAGTGAACTCATCAGCAACTACTTTGAAAAGGCTGCCTCCAATATCGGTAAGGTCAAGGAAGACGCAACCGTCGAAGAATACGTGAAGACGCTCGGTGATATCGGTAAGCGCCAGGCTGCTCAGGAAGGTGTTGACTACGCAACGATCATCAACGCTTTTGCAAAGATCGACTCTGCCGAATCTGTCGCAAAGACCCGCCACGTTGCAGAATCTGCGATCAAGAGCATCCGCGAAGAAACCGAAAAGCTCTATGTCGCTCGCAACTTGAGCGAAGCTACCAGCGAAGACGATCCGGTCGTGAAGGAATACTTGCTCCTCCGTATGGCTGAAATGGCTCCGACGAACCAGGATATTCAGGCTGCCTTGAACAAGAGCCGTAAGGTCACTCGCGGTTACTTCCTCATCTTTGGCGAAAACGTTCCGGACTTGAGCGGCAAGCAGCGCGTGGACAAGTGGGGCTACGTGATGGCCATGCCGACCATCAAGATGACCAAGACCTCCCTTTCTGGCGAACTCCAGTTCTGGGCATCTACGGGTAACAACACAGAACTCGATCCGTCTCAGATCAAGCTTGTCTCTACCGAAGGCAAGGAAGTCTTTGCCAAGGGCAATACGGGCTGGTGCGAAGCTGAAGTGCTCGTAGGCAAGAAGGGTGACGAAAAGATTGAAAAGAAGCAGAAGAAGTTCAAGGGCAAGGGCAAGTTGATGAACGAATTCCAGTGCTCTGTGAACATTAGCTTCTCCTTCCCGGCAAGCTTTGTTCCGGACTACATCGAATACAAGGACAACTTCGGCATTGGCCGTAAGTACCTCGGTCACTAATTCGTAACGGAATTTAAAGACTGTTTGAGGCTCGCCGCGGATGCGCGGCGGGTCTTTTTTTTGTAGTAGACAGTAGGCGGTAGGAAGGATCGGTAAATAGTGTTTAGGGATTAAAAACGTCATCCTGAGGCGAAGCCGAAGGATCCAGTAAAGTCTTGCCATGCGAGAAAATGCAAATGCATTCGGGACTGTATGGATCCTCCTAACGGAGGATGACGAAAGCGGAGGATGAAAAAAATCCCCGACGTTGTCGAGGATTTTTAAATGTATGTGCTTTTTTCGAGATGGCGATGCCCGCTCGGAGGCGGGCATGACAAACGCTAGAATTCTGCGTGGGCGCTCATGCCGAGGGCGAACTTGGACTTGCCGACGACAGGATTCTTGTCTTCGCTAAAGTTGTATCCGAACCAGAATACGAGATTCGTATTGATGGTCGGGTAGAGGTAGAAGTTCATGCCGAGAAATTCGAATTCGTCATCCTTGATTTCGGAATCTGGATCGTGGTATTCGAAGCTTACGCCAAGGGAGAACTTCTTTGTGATGTTGAAGCTTGGTTCAACAGCGAAGAGCATCTGGTCGTCCGTGAAAATCTGGTCGGCGGCCTTGTAGTCGTCTTCCTTGTTGACGATCGCGTAGAAGTAGTTGAGACCCAAGTTGAAGAAGTCGTAATTTAAGCTCGGTTCGACGAGGAAGGAGTGGACGGCCTTGCCCTTGTACGGGTGCAAGCCGTAAGCGGCATAGACGCTGTAGTTGAAGACTTCGAGGCTCTTGGAATAGTCGAGTTCCGTGCCGAAGAAGTAGGTGTAGCCACGGCCGATTTCAGAACCGAAAACCCAGTCCACGCTAGGGGTGATGGTCAGGTGTTCGTCCGGACGGTTCAAAAGCTTGAGACCGTAAGTTGCGAACACGGCGATGGCGCTCTTGCTTTCTTCGGTTGCGCCGATGTAAACTTTACCGTCGCCAAACTTCTCGTTGCCGACTTCAACGCCGATACCGCGAACGGTATGGTTGCGGGCGATGGCGGCGTAGCGGCTTGGATCGCGCCAGAAGTAATAGTTGAATGCACCTGCGTTGTAGGTCAAGTCGCCAAAGACCAAGCTTACGTCCTGGAAAGGAGTCCAGCGGAGTTCCACGCCGTCAAAGTTAAATGCGGTGTAGCGGTCGTCTGCGCTGTTGATTGCAGTCGAACGGGCGAGTCCGTGGCGAATTTCGGCGGACTGGTCTGCATTCGTTACATTGCTCTTTGTGTTTGTGTAAACGGTCACAGAAACATTTTCGTCGAGATTTGCCTTCACGTACAAATCGATGTCCTGGTTGGCGGCGTTCGTGGGGTCAAAGTCCTTGTCGAAGTAGCTCGCGAAGTCAAAATCGACATTTCCGTGGATTTCGATGTCAGCGGCCGCTGCAAAACTGGTAGCTGCAAGGGCAATCGGCAAAATGATTTTACGCATACAATCCTTCCAAAAAAGATTTATTTGATTTTTACGAGCAAAAGATAGAAATATCTTTGCTGTGAGACCAATGTTTTGTTCCTGGAACCCCAAAAATACGAATATGTTAAGTCTTAATCACTACAGTTTTGTAAATTTGATAGAGTCTTTAATGAAGGTGGATATGAAGTTTTCCTCCCGTGTTTTATTTTTTGTGTTGCTTGCATTTGTGCAAGGTGTTTTTGCGTTGACTGCAGACCAGGTCTTGGCAAAATCTAAGGATTGGTTTAAATCGGGCAAGGCTTGGAGCCTCAATTTCAGGGCGCAGGTCTTCCAGGCGGATTCTCCTGATATCAGAACGCAGTCGGGCAGCCTTCTGGTTGCTGAGGGTGACCGTTTTAAGCTTGATCTGCTGGGGATCAAGTTCTATAGTGATGGCGAGAGCCTTTGGCAGTGGAATGTGGAACAGAAGCAGGTCCTCATCAAAGCTGTGGAAGACTTGTCGAGTTCGCTGCATCCGTCGGAACTTTTGTTCAAGTATCTGAACTGCAAGGCTCTCGAAATGGGCGAAGGTGAATTTGCAGGGCAAAAGCTCTGGATTCTAAAGCTGGATCCGGCGAAGTATGCCGGGCAGTTTACCAAGATGGAAGTGTGGCTTTCAAAGAAGGATTATTCTCCGGTGCGGCTCTATACCGAGGACCCGGCTGGGAATGCAACTTGGTATGGCATTATAGATTTGAAAGTGGTCAAGAAAATTTCTAACGAAGATTTCAAGTACAAGCCTGTTGCTGGCGTTGACGAAATCGATATGAGGTAGCTCGTGAAATTTGGCATGAAGAAAACAGCCGCATTTATCGCAGGTCTCCTTGTGTGTGGGGCTTTGTGCGGGAATGCTTTTGCTGCGGAAACGCTGTTCAGCAACAATGTATTTGCCGTTGCGCCGACTGGTGAAAACGGGGCGTTGTGGGCGGTTTCCCGAAACGGTGGATACAGCGGAATTACGTTGTTGAAATTCAAGGTCTCGGGCAAGGGGTCTGTATCGCTTGAGCCTTCTGCGATGGAGCAAACTTCGGATACTCTTACAGCGGTTCACGATGGGATTGTGTATGGCAATGATGAACGTGCCGAACGTAGGAGAGTCCCTGCAGCTTATGTAGGCGCTAAGCTGGGCCTTGTGCTTCCGATGTTTGGAATGGACAAGAACGACCGCTATTTGCAGCCGCTTGGATTCTTTTCGGTTCCGGATTTGAAGAATATCAATGAAAATCCGATTGAGTTCATGCTGGATGCGGATACTTTGGAAAGTGAACCGATGCTGTATGCGCCAAGTGGCTTCGCTTACGATTCTACGGCTAAACGCCTTTGGGTTGCTCGTGGCGCTTTGGGCGTCATGGTCCACGATATGTCTGGAAAAAATGGCGCAAAAGATACGACTTTTGTCCTAAATCTTAAAGGCAAAAAGCTCGAAGCTCTTAAGAATAATGCAAAGCTCGATCTGGAAAATAATCCTGAGATCTTCGATGTGCGCTTGCATCCGGAGACCAAGGAACTTTGGCTTGCTACGGCGAAGGGCATCTGGGTGAAGACTTCGAGCGAGCTTAAGAATGTTTCGGAAAAGCTGAAGGAATCTCGAGTCACAGGCCTTTGGATGGGCGGAAAGCCGCTCCAGATTGTTGCAGAGACCAGCTACAAGAAAAAAGGTAGCGATGATGTCGTGGGCGGACTCTGGCAGCTGTATGGCGAAAAGGCGAAGGACTTTTCCAAGGTGAATTTCCTGGATACTGCGGGTAAGGTCCAGAAAAAGGATATTTACGATGAAGCCGATTACACGGTAAGCAGTGTTGCGTTTTTGGGAAAGACCGCTTTTGTGCTGGTCCGTAATATTGGCGGTGCCATTAGCGGTTACATGAAGCTTGATTCTTTGGGAATCAGGGCCTGGGAAAAAGATGATGATGAAAAGCTCCAGTGGCTTTATGGTTATGAAACCGGTGCTACGGACCGTAAGGCCGTTATCGGGTCTATGTGCACGTTCCCGCTTTCGAAAGACCGCATGGGGCTTGCTATTGCGACGGATGGAAATGGTGTCTCTGTGTCTGCGGATTCTGGAGCGACCTGGACTGTTATTTTGAATCGCGCAAAACTTGACAATAACTTGGGATCTATTCGAATGGTCCCGTCCGTGATTGTTCCTGGCGATGAATCGCTTGTTTCATATAAAGTAGGCAAGGAATCGAAGATCACGATTGAAGTGTTCAGTTACGACATGCGCAAGGTGCGTACGATTGTAAAGGATGCTGTTCGCGATGCCGATGCGTCACGAAGCACGAACCCGAAAGAAGATTTTTGGGATGGTCGCGATGATCATGGTAAAGACTGCACGATGGGTGTTTATTACATCAGGGTAAAGGACAATCATGGCCATATTGGTTGGGGCAAGGCAATGACGCTGGGAGGTAACTTCAGATGATCAAGTTTAAGAATCTTGTCGTTGCGGTCTTGTCTGTTGGAGCTTTTGCAACTTCGGCAATGGCGCTTGGATTTACGAAAAAGTCTGAACTTGGCGGCTTTGATGGCTTTGTGGAACGCATGGGCGCCGGTGTGCGTGAACTGGGTCGTGGTAACACGGGTACGGCGGATACGGCGACGATGCCTGCGGCCTACTGGAATCCGGCCTTGCTTGGCTTTCGTGAAAATATCGGCATTACGATGAATGTTGAAAAGCGCGACCTGGACCGCTTGGGGGGCGCCTTGGGCATTGAAGGTAAGGTCGGAAAGCGCATGGGCGTTGGCTTTGCGATGCTTTACCGTGGAGATACCGATTTTAAGGTGATCGACGATGATGACCAGACGATGGGTTCGGCCGAGCCGTTCTTCTCGATGTTCTATCTCGGTTTTGCCTTCCGCGCCACGCGCCGTGATGCGTTTGGTCTTTCGTTCTCGATGAGCTATGATAATTTGGACATTGCTCAGTATTACGAAGGCATTGAAGAATCGTTCCGCAGCCCGGTGACAATCAACTTGAGCTGGTTCCGCCAGTGGAATGATAAATGGTCTTCTTCTGTCGTGATCCGCAATTTGAGTTTTAGTGAGAACTTGTCTGCAAAATGGTCGAAGAACCCGAGCAAGGACAATTCGCTTGCATCGACTGAGGGCGTACGCCCGAAGGTGTTGCAGATTGGGCTTGGTTACCGCTCTAACATTATGGGCAAGCCTGTCTACGCCTGGCTTGAGGCTTTGGATTATCAGGTCGCTGATACGCTTTTGGCGTTTGACCCGCAGCTTCATGTCTGGACGGGACGCGTGGGCTTTGAATGCGAAGTGATCCCGAATGGAACGCTCCGCCTGGGTATGGATGATCTGGACTGGATGATTGGTGCTGGCTACAAGTTTGAAATCCGCGTTGGCCGCAAGAAGTTCCCGATTGAGGTGAACTACGCGTTCCTCTATGAATCGAGAGCGGGGCTTTGGACTCCGTTTAATCTTGGTTTGCGGGGATACATTCCTTGATTTCCAAAGTGTTCATTTCGAAGGTGCGCAGTCTAGAATCTATGGACTGCAACTTCGATGCTGGCATAAACGTAATTTGCGGGCCGAATGGCTGCGGCAAGACGACGATTCTGGAATCGATCCACCTGCTTGCGCAGGGATTCTCGTTTAGGTCGCGTGACTTGCGCGAGCTGATTACATGGAAGCAGAACGAACTGATTCTTCGGGGTGAATTTGAAGACGAGGGGCGCGAGCGGATGCGAGCGCTTCGCGTGTTTTCTCGCGGGAGCGAGGTGCGCGAAAACGGTGAAACGCTTAAGTCTCCGACAGCGTTTTTCGGGACGTGTCCGGCGGTGATTATGCAGCCTTCGGACATTGAACTCTTGCGTGGCGGGCCGGAAGTGCGCAGGCATTGGCTCGATGAAATTCTCTGTTACCGCTCGGCGGCGAATGCTTTGGTGCTGCGCCGCTACAAGCGCGTTTTGCAACAGCGCAACAAGTGGCTCAAGGAATTCAAGCAGAATGGTGCTGCGGTTGGCGGTGAGGACTTGTTCCGTGTGCTGACGCAACAGCTGATTGAACTTGGCGCAAAGCTTTGGGCGGCGCGAATTGCGCTCTCGAAAGAGGTCTCGGAAATTATCACGCGGTACTACCGCAAGCTTTCGGGCGGGGTGGATGAGATCACTTGCGCTTACAAGAGTTCGATTCTAAAGTCGCTTGATGCGCTGGATGTTGCGGATCCGCTTTCGGAAGAGATGATGGACGAGATTCCTGCGGGCGGTTCTGTGAATGCCGCCGGGGTGGCTGCGTACAGCTCGGATGCCGTGAGCGAGGAAATGCTGCGGAACGCGTTTGCGCGAAAACTCGCGGATCTGGAATTTGTGGAACGCTTGCAGGGGATGACGATGGCGGGGCCGCACCGTGATGACTTGGCACTGTGTGCGTCGGGCTACGAGATGCGTTCTGTCGGGTCGCAAGGGCAATGCCGCTCGGCTGCGGTCGCGATGCGGTTTGCGGCGGTCGATGTGGCGTCGCGCTACTTGACAAAACCGATTTTATTGTTAGACGATATTTTCGCCGAGCTGGATGTGAACCGTCGTGATGCGGTTGCGGCTCTCATTCGCGAGAAGGAATGCCAGGTCGTGATTGCGACGCCGCAGGCGGAAGATCTGCCGTTTAAAGCGGATGTGAGAATTCAAATAGGATTTTAACGGACTAGATTTGACTGGATCCTTCGAGGTTTCACCTCTCAGGATGACGCTGGAGTGAAATTTGCGAATGGCGATCCCGGAACAGAGTCCGGTATGACAGTAAAAAACGCGCAATTGGATTGCGCGTTTTTGGCATTGGGGCTTTTTGTCCCCCCTCTATATTACTTATTCTTCAGCAAGTCGCGAATTTCGGTGAGGAGCTTTTCTTCGGCGCTCGGTGCCGGAGGTGCTGCCTGTGCTGCTGCGGCTTCTGCTTCTTTTTTCTTGCGCATGTTCTGCATAAAGCCGAGGAATTTCTTCATCAAGAGGAATACGGCGAATGCGACAATCAGGAAGTTCAGGACTTCACCGATGAAGGTGCCGTAAGGAATGGCGATGCCTTCGGAGGTTGTGTAGACGAGGGTCTTGATGCCTTCGCCTGCGTTCTGACCGCCACACTTGGCGATGATGGCGGTAACGGTCGGCATTACGACGTCACTGACGAACGAATTGACGATCTTTCCGAATGCGGCACCGATGATGATACCGATGGCCATGTCAACGATGTTTCCCTTGAAGGCGAACGCCTTGAATTCTTCAATGAGTGAAGCTGCTTTGTTTTTGATACCCATTTCTTTCTCCTTGTTGGGTTGTTTAACGTTTAAATAATAGGAAAAACCTTTGATTATTGGCTAGCAATTTTTAAATTTGGCGCGTTATGTCATGGTTAATATTGGCTTTTGCTTCGGCTGTTTTTCTCGGCTTTTACGATTTGGCCAAGAAAAAATCGGTTCAGGATAACGCGGTTCGGCCGGTTCTGTTACTTTGCAGTGTATTTTACGCTTTGTTGATGCTGCCCGTGCTTTTGACGGGACATTGCGAACCGCTTACTTTGCACGATCACCTGTTCTTGATGGGTAAATCGGTGATTGTCGGCGGGAGTTGGCTCTTTACGTACAGCGCGATTGCGCATATGCCTCTCAGCATTTCGACGACGATTCGTGCGCTTGCTCCTTTGTTCACAATCATGATCGCGGTCGGGTTTCTGGGGGAACGCCCGCAGGTGATGCAGTGGGTCGGTATTGTGGTTTGCGTTTGTTCGTACATCGGGCTTTCGCTTGCGGGACGCAAGGAGATGGGGCATTTCTTTAGCAACGGCTGGGTCGTGGCGATGCTCCTTGGAACGATTCTTGCCGCATGCAGCGGCATTTACGATAAGCTAATTTTGCAGCGCATGAATTTCGAGCCGTTGACGGTGCAGGTGTGGTTCAGTATTTACATGTGCGTGGTGCAGTTCCTGACGACGATGTTCACGTGGTACCCGACGCGCAAGAAGACGACTCCGTTTCAGTTCCGTTGGTCGTTTTTGGCGGTGGCGGCGCTGTTGATTGTGGCTGACCGTTGCTATTTTTTGGCGGTGAGCGATTCGGATGCGTTGATTTCTATCATTACGGTGCTGCGTCGTTCGAGTGTGTTCATCAGCTTCTTGGCGGGAATTCTTATATTCAAGGAACGCAAGAGCAAGATGAAGTTTTTTGCGATGCTGGGCGTGGTGATTGGCTTGTGCCTGATTTCGCTCGGTCGTTGATTTTAACGGACGCGGAGTAGTGGCGTTATGCTAAAGATTGGAATTACGGGTTCTATTGGTGCGGGCAAGTCCTTTATAGGGCGCTTGCTGCGTACGCGTAATTTCCTGGTGCTTGATGCCGACCGCAAAATTCATGAGCTTTACCGGGATTCGGCAGGGCTTCGCGCTGAAATGGCATCGTTCTTTGGCGAAGAAAGCTTGACGCCAACGGGCGTGAATAGTGCGCTGATTGCGGACCGCGTTTTTGCGGATGCTAATGCCCGCGTGAAGTTGGAGCAGATTGTTTACCCGTACTTGAACCGCGCCGTGGCAGATTTCTTTGCCGAGAAAGTCGCGGACAAGTGCCGGTTCGTGGAGGCCGCGCTTTTTTCGCGAGCGCCGGAACTCGTGAAAATGCTCGACGAAATCTGGATTGTCGATGCTCCTGAAAATGTGCGCTTGAAACGCTTGGTAGACCGCGGTCTCAGTGAAAGCGATGCCAGACGCCGCATTGAAAATCAGCGTGGCGCCTGTGCTCCGGAGCTTTTCCCGGGCAAGCGGATTCGCACGATCATGAACGATGGCGATAAAATACATGTGGAACGCCAGCTTGATGAACTGCTGAACGATTTACTTTGACTATATTGAAGTTATGCAACCTTACATCCACCAGTTTGCCAATTTTCTGAGAGCGCACCTGAATTCGATTTCGGTTGGGCTGATTGCAACGCTTTTGATGCTTTATGGCGCCTGCATCAACAACTATTTCAAGCGCATTACGAAAAGCATCCCGTTCATCGGGCGCTTTGCATTGTTTGTTGTGCTGTGCAGCGTGGGGTATGCTTTTGCAAGTTCGCAGATGGTGCGCCTTTTGCGCATGGTGCTGCGAGAACTTTCGGACTTGCCTTTGATTGGTGTGGTTGCGGGATGCTTTGTGCTGCTTGCGTTCCTCGCCAAAAGCGGGAAAGATATCTGATACTTAGTCAATAGTCAATGGTCAATAGTCGTTAGATTCAATCAATAACTATTAA
The genomic region above belongs to Fibrobacter sp. UWB4 and contains:
- a CDS encoding glycogen synthase, with product MNILVVTPEAGNWKVPSPLATAVNCMTTAFANAGSNVITCSPFYKDHIVDPDKYHCVYKGVEALQNKPFEVWRSDEDPLHTYIYNEEYFGRPYVYGPPHSLPYSDNHLRFAMFASAVLTYSAQSGIEFQAILGHEWGGALVGALCHTVYQETFHNIPFFFNVHNITYDFHVQPSEIEKIGLPRKDFNMDGYEFWGKVSLLKAGILYANKVLFPSSGYRDAMLNTNLPGGLSGFLNRNSDKLLGIQFGVNYKFWDFNDTARLPIKEAKRGAKASLGRQFDMDLSNKLIIYSHMDMESGNASETLATILSDIAKQNVLIIVGMSPEHPEWNYYQEVSHQYSNFVRILQFDSEEANNREKLRDTLAASDILFAANLQEPSASIILKAMAAGTLPLTGRNVGIASMLTDYTLETAGEANAFLVDDANAPHQMLRRIKDAINVYNTEVADWDKCVVNAYSGFHYEWAKTISKYLLTLGELGL
- a CDS encoding outer membrane lipoprotein carrier protein LolA; this encodes MKFSSRVLFFVLLAFVQGVFALTADQVLAKSKDWFKSGKAWSLNFRAQVFQADSPDIRTQSGSLLVAEGDRFKLDLLGIKFYSDGESLWQWNVEQKQVLIKAVEDLSSSLHPSELLFKYLNCKALEMGEGEFAGQKLWILKLDPAKYAGQFTKMEVWLSKKDYSPVRLYTEDPAGNATWYGIIDLKVVKKISNEDFKYKPVAGVDEIDMR
- a CDS encoding DNA replication/repair protein RecF, translating into MFISKVRSLESMDCNFDAGINVICGPNGCGKTTILESIHLLAQGFSFRSRDLRELITWKQNELILRGEFEDEGRERMRALRVFSRGSEVRENGETLKSPTAFFGTCPAVIMQPSDIELLRGGPEVRRHWLDEILCYRSAANALVLRRYKRVLQQRNKWLKEFKQNGAAVGGEDLFRVLTQQLIELGAKLWAARIALSKEVSEIITRYYRKLSGGVDEITCAYKSSILKSLDALDVADPLSEEMMDEIPAGGSVNAAGVAAYSSDAVSEEMLRNAFARKLADLEFVERLQGMTMAGPHRDDLALCASGYEMRSVGSQGQCRSAAVAMRFAAVDVASRYLTKPILLLDDIFAELDVNRRDAVAALIREKECQVVIATPQAEDLPFKADVRIQIGF
- the mscL gene encoding large-conductance mechanosensitive channel protein MscL, translated to MGIKNKAASLIEEFKAFAFKGNIVDMAIGIIIGAAFGKIVNSFVSDVVMPTVTAIIAKCGGQNAGEGIKTLVYTTSEGIAIPYGTFIGEVLNFLIVAFAVFLLMKKFLGFMQNMRKKKEAEAAAAQAAPPAPSAEEKLLTEIRDLLKNK
- a CDS encoding DMT family transporter; this translates as MSWLILAFASAVFLGFYDLAKKKSVQDNAVRPVLLLCSVFYALLMLPVLLTGHCEPLTLHDHLFLMGKSVIVGGSWLFTYSAIAHMPLSISTTIRALAPLFTIMIAVGFLGERPQVMQWVGIVVCVCSYIGLSLAGRKEMGHFFSNGWVVAMLLGTILAACSGIYDKLILQRMNFEPLTVQVWFSIYMCVVQFLTTMFTWYPTRKKTTPFQFRWSFLAVAALLIVADRCYFLAVSDSDALISIITVLRRSSVFISFLAGILIFKERKSKMKFFAMLGVVIGLCLISLGR
- the coaE gene encoding dephospho-CoA kinase (Dephospho-CoA kinase (CoaE) performs the final step in coenzyme A biosynthesis.) — protein: MLKIGITGSIGAGKSFIGRLLRTRNFLVLDADRKIHELYRDSAGLRAEMASFFGEESLTPTGVNSALIADRVFADANARVKLEQIVYPYLNRAVADFFAEKVADKCRFVEAALFSRAPELVKMLDEIWIVDAPENVRLKRLVDRGLSESDARRRIENQRGACAPELFPGKRIRTIMNDGDKIHVERQLDELLNDLL
- a CDS encoding DUF3392 family protein is translated as MQPYIHQFANFLRAHLNSISVGLIATLLMLYGACINNYFKRITKSIPFIGRFALFVVLCSVGYAFASSQMVRLLRMVLRELSDLPLIGVVAGCFVLLAFLAKSGKDI